From the genome of Vicia villosa cultivar HV-30 ecotype Madison, WI linkage group LG2, Vvil1.0, whole genome shotgun sequence, one region includes:
- the LOC131652198 gene encoding zeaxanthin epoxidase, chloroplastic-like isoform X2, producing MASTLSHNSFNPSVAAFSRTLFSNPIYKEFSPSVRCERRTSKQRKKLMQVKGSVVFEAPTSVSKSTQSGAEVGEDQAPQKKKLRVLVAGGGIGGLVFALAAKRKGFEVLVFEKDLSAIRGEGQYRGPIQIQSNALAALEAIDLNVAEEVMGVGCITGDRINGLVDGVSGSCLVIRYIKFDTFTPAAERGLPVTRVISRMALQEILARAVGEDVVMNASNVVDFVDHGTKVTAVLENGQKYDGDLLVGADGIRSKVRTKLFGATEATYSGYTCYTGIADFVPPDIESVGYRVFLGHKQYFVSSDVGAGKMQWYAFHQELAGGIDIPNGRKERLLKLFEGWCDKIIDLLVATEEEAILRRDIYDRMPTLTWGKGRVTLLGDSVHAMQPNMGQGGCMAIEDGYQLALELDNGWKQSEKSSSPIDIDSFLKSYERERRLRVAIIHGMARMAASMASTYKAYLGVGLGPLEFLTKFRIPHPGRIGGGFFIQRLMPLMLNWVLGGNSSKLEGRPICCRLSDKASDQLYTWFEDDDALERTINGEWNLLPCGNEAGLLEPVRLSRDETSPYIIGSMQQEDYTGSFITIPLPKVSQLHARINYKDDAFFLSDLQSQHGTWITNNEGKRYRVHPNYPARVRPSDMIEFGSDQVSYRVKVTRSAPRVSQKEGTHILQEV from the exons ATGGCTTCTACTTTGTCTCACAACTCTTTCAATCCATCAGTGGCAGCTTTCTCAAGAACCCTCTTCTCAAATCCTATATATAAAGAGTTTTCACCTTCAGTGAGATGTGAAAGGAGAACATCAAAGCAGAGGAAGAAACTGATGCAAGTAAAAGGATCAGTAGTGTTTGAAGCACCTACTTCCGTTTCAAAGTCAACGCAGAGTGGAGCTGAAGTTGGTGAGGATCAAGCTCCTCAGAAAAAGAAGCTTAGAGTACTTGTAGCTGGTGGAGGGATTGGTGGTTTGGTTTTTGCTTTGGCTGCAAAGAGGAAAGGGTTTGAGGTATTGGTGTTTGAGAAGGATTTGAGTGCTATTAGAGGGGAGGGGCAATATAGGGGTCCAATCCAGATACAAAGCAATGCTTTGGCAGCTTTAGAAGCTATAGATTTGAATGTTGCTGAGGAAGTTATGGGAGTTGGTTGCATCACAGGTGATAGAATCAATGGCCTTGTGGACGGAGTTTCTGGGTCTTG TTTGGTTATCAGGTACATCAAGTTTGACACATTCACTCCTGCAGCAGAACGCGGACTTCCGGTCACTAGAGTTATTAGTAGAATGGCTTTACAAGAGATTCTTGCTCGTGCAGTAGGAGAAGATGTCGTTATGAATGCCAGTAATGTTGTCGATTTTGTTGATCATGGAACTAAG GTAACAGCGGTGTTGGAGAATGGTCAGAAATATGATGGTGATCTCTTGGTTGGAGCAGATGGGATTAGGTCCAAG GTGAGGACAAAGTTATTTGGGGCAACAGAAGCTACATACTCTGGCTATACTTGTTATACTGGTATAGCAGATTTCGTGCCACCCGACATTGAATCTGTTGG GTACCGAGTATTCTTAGGACACAAACAATATTTCGTATCGTCAGATGTCGGTGCAGGAAAGATGCAATGGTATGCATTTCACCAAGAACTTGCTGGCGGTATTGACATCCCTAATG GTAGAAAGGAAAGATTGTTGAAATTATTCGAAGGCTGGTGTGATAAGATAATAGATTTGTTAGTTGCGACGGAAGAAGAGGCAATTCTGCGACGAGATATATATGACAGGATGCCAACTCTAACATGGGGAAAGGGTCGTGTGACCTTGCTTGGCGATTCTGTCCATGCCATGCAACCAAATATGGGCCAAGGAGGATGCATGGCTATTGAG GATGGATATCAACTGGCATTGGAGTTGGACAATGGTTGGAaacaaagtgaaaaatcaagctctCCAATTGacattgattctttcctaaaaAG CTACGAAAGGGAACGAAGATTGCGAGTTGCTATTATTCATGGAATGGCTAGAATGGCAGCTTCGATGGCTTCCACTTACAAAGCATATCTAGGAGTTGGTCTTGGACCCTTAGAG TTTTTAACCAAGTTTAGAATACCTCATCCAGGAAGAATTGGAGGAGGATTTTTTATTCAAAGGTTGATGCCTTTGATGCTAAACTGGGTGTTAGGTGGCAATAG CTCCAAACTCGAAGGCAGACCAATATGTTGCAGGCTCTCAGACAAA GCAAGTGACCAGTTATACACGTGGTTTGAAGACGACGATGCACTCGAGCGTACTATTAACGGAGA ATGGAATTTATTACCATGTGGAAATGAAGCAGGCCTTCTGGAACCTGTACGTTTGAGTCGAGATGAGACGAGTCCCTACATAATCGG GAGCATGCAACAAGAAGATTACACAGGCAGTTTCATCACAATACCTTTACCTAAG GTTTCTCAATTACATGCTCGAATCAACTACAAGGACGACGCCTTCTTCTTGAGCGATTTACAAAGTCAACACGGCACGTGGATCACTAA CAATGAAGGAAAACGATACAGGGTACATCCGAATTATCCTGCACGCGTCCGTCCTTCTGATATGATTGAGTTTGGTTCTGATCAGGTTTCTTATCGTGTTAAAGTGACAAGATCTGCTCCAAGAGTGTCTCAGAAGGAAGGAACACATATTTTACAGGAAGTATAG
- the LOC131652198 gene encoding zeaxanthin epoxidase, chloroplastic-like isoform X3 → MASTLSHNSFNPSVAAFSRTLFSNPIYKEFSPSVRCERRTSKQRKKLMQVKGSVVFEAPTSVSKSTQSGAEVGEDQAPQKKKLRVLVAGGGIGGLVFALAAKRKGFEVLVFEKDLSAIRGEGQYRGPIQIQSNALAALEAIDLNVAEEVMGVGCITGDRINGLVDGVSGSWYIKFDTFTPAAERGLPVTRVISRMALQEILARAVGEDVVMNASNVVDFVDHGTKVTAVLENGQKYDGDLLVGADGIRSKVRTKLFGATEATYSGYTCYTGIADFVPPDIESVGYRVFLGHKQYFVSSDVGAGKMQWYAFHQELAGGIDIPNGRKERLLKLFEGWCDKIIDLLVATEEEAILRRDIYDRMPTLTWGKGRVTLLGDSVHAMQPNMGQGGCMAIEDGYQLALELDNGWKQSEKSSSPIDIDSFLKSYERERRLRVAIIHGMARMAASMASTYKAYLGVGLGPLEFLTKFRIPHPGRIGGGFFIQRLMPLMLNWVLGGNSSKLEGRPICCRLSDKASDQLYTWFEDDDALERTINGDLSCRWNLLPCGNEAGLLEPVRLSRDETSPYIIGSMQQEDYTGSFITIPLPKVSQLHARINYKDDAFFLSDLQSQHGTWITNNEGKRYRVHPNYPARVRPSDMIEFGSDQVSYRVKVTRSAPRVSQKEGTHILQEV, encoded by the exons ATGGCTTCTACTTTGTCTCACAACTCTTTCAATCCATCAGTGGCAGCTTTCTCAAGAACCCTCTTCTCAAATCCTATATATAAAGAGTTTTCACCTTCAGTGAGATGTGAAAGGAGAACATCAAAGCAGAGGAAGAAACTGATGCAAGTAAAAGGATCAGTAGTGTTTGAAGCACCTACTTCCGTTTCAAAGTCAACGCAGAGTGGAGCTGAAGTTGGTGAGGATCAAGCTCCTCAGAAAAAGAAGCTTAGAGTACTTGTAGCTGGTGGAGGGATTGGTGGTTTGGTTTTTGCTTTGGCTGCAAAGAGGAAAGGGTTTGAGGTATTGGTGTTTGAGAAGGATTTGAGTGCTATTAGAGGGGAGGGGCAATATAGGGGTCCAATCCAGATACAAAGCAATGCTTTGGCAGCTTTAGAAGCTATAGATTTGAATGTTGCTGAGGAAGTTATGGGAGTTGGTTGCATCACAGGTGATAGAATCAATGGCCTTGTGGACGGAGTTTCTGGGTCTTG GTACATCAAGTTTGACACATTCACTCCTGCAGCAGAACGCGGACTTCCGGTCACTAGAGTTATTAGTAGAATGGCTTTACAAGAGATTCTTGCTCGTGCAGTAGGAGAAGATGTCGTTATGAATGCCAGTAATGTTGTCGATTTTGTTGATCATGGAACTAAG GTAACAGCGGTGTTGGAGAATGGTCAGAAATATGATGGTGATCTCTTGGTTGGAGCAGATGGGATTAGGTCCAAG GTGAGGACAAAGTTATTTGGGGCAACAGAAGCTACATACTCTGGCTATACTTGTTATACTGGTATAGCAGATTTCGTGCCACCCGACATTGAATCTGTTGG GTACCGAGTATTCTTAGGACACAAACAATATTTCGTATCGTCAGATGTCGGTGCAGGAAAGATGCAATGGTATGCATTTCACCAAGAACTTGCTGGCGGTATTGACATCCCTAATG GTAGAAAGGAAAGATTGTTGAAATTATTCGAAGGCTGGTGTGATAAGATAATAGATTTGTTAGTTGCGACGGAAGAAGAGGCAATTCTGCGACGAGATATATATGACAGGATGCCAACTCTAACATGGGGAAAGGGTCGTGTGACCTTGCTTGGCGATTCTGTCCATGCCATGCAACCAAATATGGGCCAAGGAGGATGCATGGCTATTGAG GATGGATATCAACTGGCATTGGAGTTGGACAATGGTTGGAaacaaagtgaaaaatcaagctctCCAATTGacattgattctttcctaaaaAG CTACGAAAGGGAACGAAGATTGCGAGTTGCTATTATTCATGGAATGGCTAGAATGGCAGCTTCGATGGCTTCCACTTACAAAGCATATCTAGGAGTTGGTCTTGGACCCTTAGAG TTTTTAACCAAGTTTAGAATACCTCATCCAGGAAGAATTGGAGGAGGATTTTTTATTCAAAGGTTGATGCCTTTGATGCTAAACTGGGTGTTAGGTGGCAATAG CTCCAAACTCGAAGGCAGACCAATATGTTGCAGGCTCTCAGACAAA GCAAGTGACCAGTTATACACGTGGTTTGAAGACGACGATGCACTCGAGCGTACTATTAACGGAGA TTTGAGTTGCAGATGGAATTTATTACCATGTGGAAATGAAGCAGGCCTTCTGGAACCTGTACGTTTGAGTCGAGATGAGACGAGTCCCTACATAATCGG GAGCATGCAACAAGAAGATTACACAGGCAGTTTCATCACAATACCTTTACCTAAG GTTTCTCAATTACATGCTCGAATCAACTACAAGGACGACGCCTTCTTCTTGAGCGATTTACAAAGTCAACACGGCACGTGGATCACTAA CAATGAAGGAAAACGATACAGGGTACATCCGAATTATCCTGCACGCGTCCGTCCTTCTGATATGATTGAGTTTGGTTCTGATCAGGTTTCTTATCGTGTTAAAGTGACAAGATCTGCTCCAAGAGTGTCTCAGAAGGAAGGAACACATATTTTACAGGAAGTATAG
- the LOC131652198 gene encoding zeaxanthin epoxidase, chloroplastic-like isoform X4: MASTLSHNSFNPSVAAFSRTLFSNPIYKEFSPSVRCERRTSKQRKKLMQVKGSVVFEAPTSVSKSTQSGAEVGEDQAPQKKKLRVLVAGGGIGGLVFALAAKRKGFEVLVFEKDLSAIRGEGQYRGPIQIQSNALAALEAIDLNVAEEVMGVGCITGDRINGLVDGVSGSWYIKFDTFTPAAERGLPVTRVISRMALQEILARAVGEDVVMNASNVVDFVDHGTKVTAVLENGQKYDGDLLVGADGIRSKVRTKLFGATEATYSGYTCYTGIADFVPPDIESVGYRVFLGHKQYFVSSDVGAGKMQWYAFHQELAGGIDIPNGRKERLLKLFEGWCDKIIDLLVATEEEAILRRDIYDRMPTLTWGKGRVTLLGDSVHAMQPNMGQGGCMAIEDGYQLALELDNGWKQSEKSSSPIDIDSFLKSYERERRLRVAIIHGMARMAASMASTYKAYLGVGLGPLEFLTKFRIPHPGRIGGGFFIQRLMPLMLNWVLGGNSSKLEGRPICCRLSDKASDQLYTWFEDDDALERTINGEWNLLPCGNEAGLLEPVRLSRDETSPYIIGSMQQEDYTGSFITIPLPKVSQLHARINYKDDAFFLSDLQSQHGTWITNNEGKRYRVHPNYPARVRPSDMIEFGSDQVSYRVKVTRSAPRVSQKEGTHILQEV, translated from the exons ATGGCTTCTACTTTGTCTCACAACTCTTTCAATCCATCAGTGGCAGCTTTCTCAAGAACCCTCTTCTCAAATCCTATATATAAAGAGTTTTCACCTTCAGTGAGATGTGAAAGGAGAACATCAAAGCAGAGGAAGAAACTGATGCAAGTAAAAGGATCAGTAGTGTTTGAAGCACCTACTTCCGTTTCAAAGTCAACGCAGAGTGGAGCTGAAGTTGGTGAGGATCAAGCTCCTCAGAAAAAGAAGCTTAGAGTACTTGTAGCTGGTGGAGGGATTGGTGGTTTGGTTTTTGCTTTGGCTGCAAAGAGGAAAGGGTTTGAGGTATTGGTGTTTGAGAAGGATTTGAGTGCTATTAGAGGGGAGGGGCAATATAGGGGTCCAATCCAGATACAAAGCAATGCTTTGGCAGCTTTAGAAGCTATAGATTTGAATGTTGCTGAGGAAGTTATGGGAGTTGGTTGCATCACAGGTGATAGAATCAATGGCCTTGTGGACGGAGTTTCTGGGTCTTG GTACATCAAGTTTGACACATTCACTCCTGCAGCAGAACGCGGACTTCCGGTCACTAGAGTTATTAGTAGAATGGCTTTACAAGAGATTCTTGCTCGTGCAGTAGGAGAAGATGTCGTTATGAATGCCAGTAATGTTGTCGATTTTGTTGATCATGGAACTAAG GTAACAGCGGTGTTGGAGAATGGTCAGAAATATGATGGTGATCTCTTGGTTGGAGCAGATGGGATTAGGTCCAAG GTGAGGACAAAGTTATTTGGGGCAACAGAAGCTACATACTCTGGCTATACTTGTTATACTGGTATAGCAGATTTCGTGCCACCCGACATTGAATCTGTTGG GTACCGAGTATTCTTAGGACACAAACAATATTTCGTATCGTCAGATGTCGGTGCAGGAAAGATGCAATGGTATGCATTTCACCAAGAACTTGCTGGCGGTATTGACATCCCTAATG GTAGAAAGGAAAGATTGTTGAAATTATTCGAAGGCTGGTGTGATAAGATAATAGATTTGTTAGTTGCGACGGAAGAAGAGGCAATTCTGCGACGAGATATATATGACAGGATGCCAACTCTAACATGGGGAAAGGGTCGTGTGACCTTGCTTGGCGATTCTGTCCATGCCATGCAACCAAATATGGGCCAAGGAGGATGCATGGCTATTGAG GATGGATATCAACTGGCATTGGAGTTGGACAATGGTTGGAaacaaagtgaaaaatcaagctctCCAATTGacattgattctttcctaaaaAG CTACGAAAGGGAACGAAGATTGCGAGTTGCTATTATTCATGGAATGGCTAGAATGGCAGCTTCGATGGCTTCCACTTACAAAGCATATCTAGGAGTTGGTCTTGGACCCTTAGAG TTTTTAACCAAGTTTAGAATACCTCATCCAGGAAGAATTGGAGGAGGATTTTTTATTCAAAGGTTGATGCCTTTGATGCTAAACTGGGTGTTAGGTGGCAATAG CTCCAAACTCGAAGGCAGACCAATATGTTGCAGGCTCTCAGACAAA GCAAGTGACCAGTTATACACGTGGTTTGAAGACGACGATGCACTCGAGCGTACTATTAACGGAGA ATGGAATTTATTACCATGTGGAAATGAAGCAGGCCTTCTGGAACCTGTACGTTTGAGTCGAGATGAGACGAGTCCCTACATAATCGG GAGCATGCAACAAGAAGATTACACAGGCAGTTTCATCACAATACCTTTACCTAAG GTTTCTCAATTACATGCTCGAATCAACTACAAGGACGACGCCTTCTTCTTGAGCGATTTACAAAGTCAACACGGCACGTGGATCACTAA CAATGAAGGAAAACGATACAGGGTACATCCGAATTATCCTGCACGCGTCCGTCCTTCTGATATGATTGAGTTTGGTTCTGATCAGGTTTCTTATCGTGTTAAAGTGACAAGATCTGCTCCAAGAGTGTCTCAGAAGGAAGGAACACATATTTTACAGGAAGTATAG
- the LOC131652198 gene encoding zeaxanthin epoxidase, chloroplastic-like isoform X1, whose translation MASTLSHNSFNPSVAAFSRTLFSNPIYKEFSPSVRCERRTSKQRKKLMQVKGSVVFEAPTSVSKSTQSGAEVGEDQAPQKKKLRVLVAGGGIGGLVFALAAKRKGFEVLVFEKDLSAIRGEGQYRGPIQIQSNALAALEAIDLNVAEEVMGVGCITGDRINGLVDGVSGSCLVIRYIKFDTFTPAAERGLPVTRVISRMALQEILARAVGEDVVMNASNVVDFVDHGTKVTAVLENGQKYDGDLLVGADGIRSKVRTKLFGATEATYSGYTCYTGIADFVPPDIESVGYRVFLGHKQYFVSSDVGAGKMQWYAFHQELAGGIDIPNGRKERLLKLFEGWCDKIIDLLVATEEEAILRRDIYDRMPTLTWGKGRVTLLGDSVHAMQPNMGQGGCMAIEDGYQLALELDNGWKQSEKSSSPIDIDSFLKSYERERRLRVAIIHGMARMAASMASTYKAYLGVGLGPLEFLTKFRIPHPGRIGGGFFIQRLMPLMLNWVLGGNSSKLEGRPICCRLSDKASDQLYTWFEDDDALERTINGDLSCRWNLLPCGNEAGLLEPVRLSRDETSPYIIGSMQQEDYTGSFITIPLPKVSQLHARINYKDDAFFLSDLQSQHGTWITNNEGKRYRVHPNYPARVRPSDMIEFGSDQVSYRVKVTRSAPRVSQKEGTHILQEV comes from the exons ATGGCTTCTACTTTGTCTCACAACTCTTTCAATCCATCAGTGGCAGCTTTCTCAAGAACCCTCTTCTCAAATCCTATATATAAAGAGTTTTCACCTTCAGTGAGATGTGAAAGGAGAACATCAAAGCAGAGGAAGAAACTGATGCAAGTAAAAGGATCAGTAGTGTTTGAAGCACCTACTTCCGTTTCAAAGTCAACGCAGAGTGGAGCTGAAGTTGGTGAGGATCAAGCTCCTCAGAAAAAGAAGCTTAGAGTACTTGTAGCTGGTGGAGGGATTGGTGGTTTGGTTTTTGCTTTGGCTGCAAAGAGGAAAGGGTTTGAGGTATTGGTGTTTGAGAAGGATTTGAGTGCTATTAGAGGGGAGGGGCAATATAGGGGTCCAATCCAGATACAAAGCAATGCTTTGGCAGCTTTAGAAGCTATAGATTTGAATGTTGCTGAGGAAGTTATGGGAGTTGGTTGCATCACAGGTGATAGAATCAATGGCCTTGTGGACGGAGTTTCTGGGTCTTG TTTGGTTATCAGGTACATCAAGTTTGACACATTCACTCCTGCAGCAGAACGCGGACTTCCGGTCACTAGAGTTATTAGTAGAATGGCTTTACAAGAGATTCTTGCTCGTGCAGTAGGAGAAGATGTCGTTATGAATGCCAGTAATGTTGTCGATTTTGTTGATCATGGAACTAAG GTAACAGCGGTGTTGGAGAATGGTCAGAAATATGATGGTGATCTCTTGGTTGGAGCAGATGGGATTAGGTCCAAG GTGAGGACAAAGTTATTTGGGGCAACAGAAGCTACATACTCTGGCTATACTTGTTATACTGGTATAGCAGATTTCGTGCCACCCGACATTGAATCTGTTGG GTACCGAGTATTCTTAGGACACAAACAATATTTCGTATCGTCAGATGTCGGTGCAGGAAAGATGCAATGGTATGCATTTCACCAAGAACTTGCTGGCGGTATTGACATCCCTAATG GTAGAAAGGAAAGATTGTTGAAATTATTCGAAGGCTGGTGTGATAAGATAATAGATTTGTTAGTTGCGACGGAAGAAGAGGCAATTCTGCGACGAGATATATATGACAGGATGCCAACTCTAACATGGGGAAAGGGTCGTGTGACCTTGCTTGGCGATTCTGTCCATGCCATGCAACCAAATATGGGCCAAGGAGGATGCATGGCTATTGAG GATGGATATCAACTGGCATTGGAGTTGGACAATGGTTGGAaacaaagtgaaaaatcaagctctCCAATTGacattgattctttcctaaaaAG CTACGAAAGGGAACGAAGATTGCGAGTTGCTATTATTCATGGAATGGCTAGAATGGCAGCTTCGATGGCTTCCACTTACAAAGCATATCTAGGAGTTGGTCTTGGACCCTTAGAG TTTTTAACCAAGTTTAGAATACCTCATCCAGGAAGAATTGGAGGAGGATTTTTTATTCAAAGGTTGATGCCTTTGATGCTAAACTGGGTGTTAGGTGGCAATAG CTCCAAACTCGAAGGCAGACCAATATGTTGCAGGCTCTCAGACAAA GCAAGTGACCAGTTATACACGTGGTTTGAAGACGACGATGCACTCGAGCGTACTATTAACGGAGA TTTGAGTTGCAGATGGAATTTATTACCATGTGGAAATGAAGCAGGCCTTCTGGAACCTGTACGTTTGAGTCGAGATGAGACGAGTCCCTACATAATCGG GAGCATGCAACAAGAAGATTACACAGGCAGTTTCATCACAATACCTTTACCTAAG GTTTCTCAATTACATGCTCGAATCAACTACAAGGACGACGCCTTCTTCTTGAGCGATTTACAAAGTCAACACGGCACGTGGATCACTAA CAATGAAGGAAAACGATACAGGGTACATCCGAATTATCCTGCACGCGTCCGTCCTTCTGATATGATTGAGTTTGGTTCTGATCAGGTTTCTTATCGTGTTAAAGTGACAAGATCTGCTCCAAGAGTGTCTCAGAAGGAAGGAACACATATTTTACAGGAAGTATAG
- the LOC131652199 gene encoding uncharacterized protein LOC131652199 — protein MYSGKLYKLTGPDVDLPMVIKLQINTNTVLRVSINPGSQADILYWPAFLKMGLSESMLKPFEAYLKGTLGDGVPVKGYIDLDTTFGKGVNAKMIKVRYLVVDAWSIYNVVIGIPTLRVLRAVISVADLAMEYPIGDGKVGVVTADLDTARKCHEMCPHYVC, from the coding sequence ATGTATTCCGGCAAACTCTACAAACTCACAGGACCTGATGTTGATCTTCCTATGGTAATCAAACTCCAAATCAACACCAACACTGTCTTAAGAGTATCCATCAATCCTGGAAGTCAAGCAGACATTCTCTACTGGCCCGCCTTCCTGAAGATGGGATTATCAGAGTCAATGCTGAAACCATTTGAAGCCTATCTCAAGGGTACTCTTGGAGATGGTGTACCAGTCAAAGGATACATTGATTTGGACACTACATTTGGTAAAGGAGTGAACGCCAAGATGATCAAGGTAAGGTACCTAGTTGTTGATGCATGGTCTATTTATAATGTTGTCATTGGTATACCTACTCTTAGGGTTTTGAGAGCAGTAATATCAGTTGCTGACCTTGCCATGGAGTATCCCATTGGAGATGGAAAGGTCGGAGTTGTTACTGCGGATCTTGACACGGCCAGAAAGTGTCACGAAATGTGTCCTCATTATGTGTGTTag
- the LOC131650086 gene encoding uncharacterized protein LOC131650086, with amino-acid sequence MELGANDVLLAQNKLLTQQMSKLPQQLKEMHEIPNKSQQVMCYELCRGDHQTSYCPPPGEEVNYVSNPNQGYGGRQQPYQKNQGYKQGWRQDTRPSNSQNPYQGGYNQQPQGTKLSIEDTLSQFMQLSIVSQKSIDAGIKNLETQVGQLLKQLAYQHKGTFPANTQENPWKHCKSILTRSGRTIDMGIGEKDDARHYARFLDIFSRLQINIPFSEVLEQMPTYAKFMKDIITKKGRFTDQEVITVDACYSAIIQRTLPKKESDLGKVTLPVTINDVYVGKGLIDLGSSIILIPLSLVKKLGNIELKEKRITLQLADKFTTHPHGIAEDLLVKVDKFFFLVDFVVIDMEEDHDTLLIFGRPFMKTARMMIDIDDGLMKIRVQDEELCFNFFEAMKHSNDKNDCFRVDATYEAVMEVKKQIHVSTPLENALANALQILNGD; translated from the exons ATGGAGTTAGGTGCTAATGATGTattacttgctcaaaacaagttattgactcaacaaatgtcaaaacttccACAACAACTTAAGGAGATGCATGAGATTCCTAACAAAAGTCAACAAGTAATGTGTTATGAGTTGTGTAGAGGAGATCATCAAACTAGTTATTGTCCTCCGCCCGgagaagaagtgaattatgtgTCAAATCCAAATCAAGGCTATGGTGGAAGACAACAACCTTATCAAAAAAACCAAGGTTATAAACAAGGTTGGAGACAAGATACCAGACCTTCGAAtagtcaaaatccttatcaaggtggctacaatcaacaacctcaaggTACAAAGCTTTCAATTGAAGACACTCTtagtcaattcatgcaattgtctATTGTTAGTCAAAAGAGTATCGATGCGGGCATCAAAAATCTTGAAACGCAAGTTGGTCAATTGTTAAAGCAATTAGCCTACCAACACAAAGGAACTTTTCCAGCGAATACTCAAGAGAATCCATGGAAGCATTGTAAGTCTATTCTAACTCGTAGTGGTAGAACAATTGATATGGGAATTGGTGAG AAAGATGATGCAAGACATTATGCTaggttcttggatatttttagccGGTTGCAAATCAATATTCCATTTTCGGAGGTCTTGGAGCAAATGCCTACATATGCAAAATTCATGAAGGACATTATTACAAAGAAGGGGAGATTTACGGATCAAGAAGTCATCACCGTTGACGCTTGTTATAGTGCAATCATTCAAAGAACTCTACCGAAGAAAGAAAGTGACCTGGGAAAAGTTACTTTGCCGGTGACAATCAACGATGTTTATGTCGGTAAAGGATTGATTGATTTGGGTTCTAGCATTATCTTGATTCCGTTGTCTCTTGTGAAAAAATTGGGAAACATTgagttgaaagaaaaaagaatcaCATTGCAATTGGCCGACAAGTTCACTACTCATCCTCATGGGATTGCAGAAGATTTGTTAGTCAAGGTTGATAAATTTTTTTTCCTGGTTGACTTCGTTGTAATTGATATGGAAGAAGATCATGATACACTATTAATTTTTGGAAGACCTTTCATGAAAACCGCTCGGATGATGATCGATATCGATGACGGTCTAATGAAAATAAGAGTTCAAGATGAAGAgttgtgttttaatttttttgaagCAATGAAGCATTCCAATGATAAAAATGATTGTTTTAGAGTAGATGCAACATATGAAGCTGTCATGGAAGTAAAGAAACAAATTCATGTGTCTACTCCTCTTGAGAATGCTCTCGCAAATGCTCTCCAAATCCTCAATGGGGATTAA